AGTTGCTTAATGTAAAATTTTAGCCGGGTTGAAAATTTAACTGCATAGCAACGAAGAACTGTAAATGAAATATATAACTGTGGTGTAACGAAAATACCATGGTAAGCAGGGTACTTCTGATAGGAAGCGGTGGAAGAGAAGACGCAATAGCAAGGGCCATAAAGAGATCCGGCGCAAAACTGTTCTCGGTAATAGGCCATGAAAATCCATCTATCAAAAGGTTATCTGAAAAGTACCTCATCGGTGACGAGAAAGATTATAAAAGCATAGAGGATTTCGCATTATCGTCTTCAGTGGATATTGTATTTGTGGGTCCTGATCCTGTATTGGAAACACCACTTGTCAACAACCTTCTAAAGAGAGGCATTGCAGTAGCATCGCCTACTATGGAAGCCGCCCAAATTGAGACTTCAAAGATGTTCATGAGGGATCTGCTTACTAGGCATAGCATACCTGGCAATATAAACTACAAGAAGTGTTTTAGTGAACAGGAGGTTAAGGACTTCTTTGATAAGAATAAGAAAGATGTTGCTGTAAAACCCATAGGGCTAACTGGAGGGAAGGGCGTAAAGGTTATGGGTGAACAGCTAAAAAGTCAGGGAGAAGCTATAAATTATGCTATCGAGGTTTTGCAGCGCGATGGCGTTGTATTGATTGAAGACAGGATGATAGGCGAAGAATTTTCCCTTCAGGCCTTCACAGACGGTAAAAATACGTCCTTTATGCCCATAGTGCAGGACTACAAGAGGGCCTTTGAAGGCGATACAGGGCCTAATACCGGAGGCATGGGATCTATATCAGATGTAAATTTTTCGCTGCCTTTCCTAAGCAAGAAAGCGCCAGAAGATGCAAGACATATAATAAACGATGTTGTTAGAGCCATGTACGACGAGAACATACCATTTAAGGGAGTTATGTACGGGCAATTCATGGATACGCCGGATGGAGTTAAAGTTATAGAGATAAATGCAAGGTTTGCGGATCCAGAAGGGATAAATGTACTTTCTTTGCTTAAAAGCGATTTCGTCGAGACACTTTATCAAATATACTCTGGTGAATTGAACGGCGAGCGTCTTTTCGAGGATAGGGCAACAGTTCTGAAATACATAGTCCCACCAGGCTATGGGCAGGCACCTTTGCCTGGAGATCTGCACATCGATCCAGAGATAGAGAAGCTGGATACTGAGCTATACTATGCGGCTGTTTCCGGCACCTTATACGATGTTAAGATGTCATCATCCAGGTCGCTGGCTATTTTAGGGAAGGCAGATAATATACCAGAAGCTTCGGAAATGGTGGATTCTGCACTTAAGTACGTTCACGGCAGTTATTATGTAAGGAGGGACATAGGGAAGAAAGAATTCCTGGAAAAAAAGATAATGGCTGCGAGTAGAGCTAAGAGTTAAAAATGGCTTGTTTGTTTAAAGAACATAAGTTCAATATAATCATCGAACAGACAATTTGCTTAAAGGCTTGTATATAATTGTTAATATAACCCATTCATGATGTTATTTGCGGCAATTTGGTAGTAACGATATTAAGTTATTTGTGAACAAAACGTTATTTGAACTTCGAATTAAATAATTGCAAGTTAAACCCAACGATCGATATTTCGGCTATACGTAATACATTAATGAAAGGTTTTTTCTTCTATAAAAGAAGAGGCTTTGGTTTACACCTAATCTTTTTATAATTGTAAAATATAGCTTGCCATTAATATGGTGATGGCCATGGATCAGAATCTTTTTAATGAAGTTATGTACTTGCTGGATGAATTATCTCAAGACACCACTGTGCCAAAGAACGTAAGGAAGGTTGCCCAGGATTCAAAGACCAAGCTTAGCCAGGAAAATGAGAGCCTAGATTTGAGATGTGCAACAGTGCTCTCTATGCTTGATGAAATGGCCAACGATCCTAACGTACCATCGCATGGCCGTACAGATCTATATACAATAATAAGCAAACTTGAGGCCCTTGCCAAAAGTTAGTTATATAAATAATATATTTCTAATTCATATACTAAGTAAGATAATTATACGGGAATCGTTTTAGTAAGGATTTACATGTGCTCGATCAAAAAGTATATATACTCGATTATTTAAAAAGGCTAAATATTTATATAAATATAATATTTAGGTACGATGAACATGGTACTGAGTGAAGATGCTGAGAAATTGGCTAAATACCTAATGATAGCTGATATACCAAGAAGCGTTGCCTACACCCTTGTCTATATCCGCGATAAGGACGAGGTAACTAGCGTGGAGATAGAGAGGGAAACCGGATTGAGGCAGCCGGAAGTCTCTATAGCGATGCAGTGGTTAAGACGCAAAGGGTGGATAACCAAACGGAACATGAAGAAGGAGGGCAAGGGTCGTCCTATACACGGTTACAGGCTGTCAAAGTCATTCAGCGAAATTCTAGACGAGATAATTCAGGACCTAAGTAAAAAGATAAACGATATAAACTATAACATAGAACAGCTTAAAAACTATAGAAAATAAAATTTATTTTTTGCCGAAGTTGAAATTATCTGTTGGTGGAGAAAATTAATTAAGGTGAATTCATATTACCACGTTTATGAACAGGAAATCCTTGGCGATACTGGCCCTGATAACCGGCGTTGGTATCGGTATAAGGATTATTCCGTCCCTTACGAGTTACGGTTGGGGAAATGATTTTGGGATTTATTATACTATAACTCAGGACTATATCCGCTCCAGGCTGGCCGTCATTGATGTACCATCGCCATGGGGAATTTCGGGTTACGGCTCTTTTCCTGTAATGTATTGGGTAATTTCTGTTATATACTTCTTTACAGGAATAAAGTGGGTATATCTTCTTAAGTTTGTGCCTCCTGTGTTCGGAGGATTAACCGTTACGATAATATATTTCATAGCCAAGGAGATAACAAAGGATGAAAGGGTAGCTTTTCTTTCTGCGATTTTTCTCGCTGTAGATCCTGTGCAGGCCTACCAAACCTCTATTTCCTCTATTTTAGTCTTTGGCCATTTCTTCGGTTTATTGACTATACTTACGTTCTTGACCTCTTTCAGAAATACAAAGTATTTTGTTTCTGCTACAGTATTCTCAGTGTTGCTTGTAATGTCCCACCAGCTATCTACTTTTATGTATCTGCTTGAGATGCTTGGTATACTTGCATACTACAAGCTTAGCAGAGGTTCAATAGGCCTATATCATAAGATATATATAGAGGCTTTTTCATCCTTCATGTTTTTATATTGGATAATAAATGTAAAGCACACTTTAGGATTCATATCTGGTGGGAGCCTTGGCATCCCATGGTACATAACAATTTCAATTTATTTCGTTTTACTTACCTTGTTTATCAGTTTACCAAAAAAATACACTTCTTCTTTGTTATGGGCTATTAAAAAATTGAGACCGATCAATTACAAGCACACGACTAAGCTGGCCGTATTGCTATCATTTGTTATACCGCTAGCAGGAATAGTCCTTATGAGAAGGTACATCACCAACATCACGGGATATACTTTCGCAGTATTCATCCCAATCTTGTTAACTGTTTCTATAGCTTCGGTTGGTTATATAGTTGCTTGGAAAAAATATCCTGTTTTACTGGGTATGCTGGCTCTGCTTCTAGTTACAGCAATATATGCAGTGGCCACGATGAGCACTGTGCTCTTGCCTGGAAGATTCTTCGAATACATATTCGAAATACTGTCGATATACGACGCCGCAGGCCTTTATTCCTATATAGATTCAAGGAGGCCAAAGGGCATAAAGATAGAATATGTTAAAAGTAATTCGTTAGGTGCACGCCAATTATGGGATGTTTCCGTTGGTCAGCCAGGGATTGGGCCGACAGCCATAGTATATTCCAAGGTAAACTCCAGATCCTACCAAGCTACTTATTATTATGAGAAAAAAAGGTACAGCAAATCTCAGGTTATTTCGGCTATCGTACTGTTTATCGTACTGATCGGATCTGCAAGCGCGGTGTATCCATTGGGCCAAGTTGTTGTCCCATCGGGGACACAGGCAATATCCTATCAGGATGAATACGCCATAAACTGGGTGGTTGCACACGACACTGGAAACTATTCTGTTCTATCTGACCACCGCCTTGGACTTATGATAGAAGCCTATAATATTACAGATCCATTCGAGTATGCGTCATACGTCTGGAATTCCACAGACTACGCTGTTATAGTTCCTCAACTCTTAGGAGAATACAAAAATATTTCGATGCATCCAGTGGAATTCATACTTATAGACAACTACATGTATAAAGACGGGGTTTGGGGCTACAAGGGTGGTGTGAATCCAGACATTCCGCCAATTAAATTCACAAACCAAAGCTTTCTCAAGTTCGTGGCTCAACCATTCATACCTGTTTACTTCAACTTCTCTGCAAGTACAGGGGACTGGGCTATGGTAGTGGCAGTCAACTGGACATTTATATCTGAAAAGTACCACTTTGAAGTACCTGTAGGATTATTGAATTTAACCTTCAATAATTCGGTAAACGCAGTTCAGCTTTTACAAATCGTGAATCCAGCCCTAATTCCATATTACACTTCTTACTACCAGGGCTAATTTTTATTTGTTTTATTGAAGTTTCCAACCGTTTGATGAGATATAGAAAAGATCGAGGAATAACATAAGTAGGAACGCAGGAAATCCTTCGCAAATAAAATATTAGAGAGCATTTTCTAAGCAATAATAAAGATGATAGATCCGTTCAAGAAAAGTCGTTTTAGACGATGCATCTTATATGAAGAGGAAAAATGTATAGCCTATCAAATGCTCCAATAATTAAGATGCCCACGGCTTGTGGAGGTACTAAATAGCTTATTACTGGCAGAGAAAGATCAATGTGCGAACAGTACAATGCAAGGAGAGCAGATCACGAATAGATGTCTAAGCATCGATCGGGCCCAAAGCTTGAATGCGAATAGATAAAAGGGGATCCTAGATCCGGAAATAGATACGATCTTT
This genomic stretch from Thermoplasma volcanium GSS1 harbors:
- the purD gene encoding phosphoribosylamine--glycine ligase, producing the protein MVSRVLLIGSGGREDAIARAIKRSGAKLFSVIGHENPSIKRLSEKYLIGDEKDYKSIEDFALSSSVDIVFVGPDPVLETPLVNNLLKRGIAVASPTMEAAQIETSKMFMRDLLTRHSIPGNINYKKCFSEQEVKDFFDKNKKDVAVKPIGLTGGKGVKVMGEQLKSQGEAINYAIEVLQRDGVVLIEDRMIGEEFSLQAFTDGKNTSFMPIVQDYKRAFEGDTGPNTGGMGSISDVNFSLPFLSKKAPEDARHIINDVVRAMYDENIPFKGVMYGQFMDTPDGVKVIEINARFADPEGINVLSLLKSDFVETLYQIYSGELNGERLFEDRATVLKYIVPPGYGQAPLPGDLHIDPEIEKLDTELYYAAVSGTLYDVKMSSSRSLAILGKADNIPEASEMVDSALKYVHGSYYVRRDIGKKEFLEKKIMAASRAKS
- a CDS encoding UPF0147 family protein, which gives rise to MDQNLFNEVMYLLDELSQDTTVPKNVRKVAQDSKTKLSQENESLDLRCATVLSMLDEMANDPNVPSHGRTDLYTIISKLEALAKS
- a CDS encoding MarR family transcriptional regulator, translating into MNMVLSEDAEKLAKYLMIADIPRSVAYTLVYIRDKDEVTSVEIERETGLRQPEVSIAMQWLRRKGWITKRNMKKEGKGRPIHGYRLSKSFSEILDEIIQDLSKKINDINYNIEQLKNYRK